A window of Bradyrhizobium sp. AZCC 1610 contains these coding sequences:
- a CDS encoding PQQ-dependent dehydrogenase, methanol/ethanol family, producing MERFSGHTKMLTRACRLAVAVAAASVLGALPVSADGVNQERLLNVDKEPGNWLHHHQNYSAHRFSSLKEINRDNVKNLKVAWTMHLGGIEGGGIWSHGGLEGTPIAENGFLYVTDGWGSVYKIDAHGGRGVLVWKMDPKTDRDWAGAVACCGVDNRGVALWGDLVISHTLDGRLIATNKETGQVVWQRTVADPDKGETITGAPLIVKNMAITGVAGAEYGIRGWIAATDLATQKEVWRTYTIPGKGEPGIETWKDSNNAAAAGGGSTWVTGTYDPATDTIIWGIGNPGPDWDNAYRPGDNLYTDSSLALDATTGKIKWHYQHTPNDPYDYDSVAENVLVDIPGPSGPRKLALEADRNGFAYAIDRTNGKFVWGLPFVKKVTWTKGLDAETGKPIEYDPNKSVQTYIASVTPSRTNMETDICPGNMGGKNWPPTAYNPDLKLWYIPVIESCNRIKVEVMTPDKLKPREFWTGGGPSQPFKITGSVTAIDVTTGKIAGKMETPFPNLGGMLATPDLVFTGQPSGEVHALDAKSLQKLWEFNTGGGVNAPPMTFTVDGKQYVAILVGLGGAWDKWFIDSTPELKKIQPGSMLYVFAL from the coding sequence ATGGAACGATTTTCCGGTCACACAAAAATGTTAACGCGAGCCTGTCGGCTCGCCGTAGCGGTTGCTGCCGCAAGCGTGCTGGGCGCACTGCCTGTCTCCGCGGACGGGGTCAATCAGGAACGGCTGCTCAACGTCGACAAGGAGCCGGGCAACTGGCTTCATCATCATCAGAATTACTCGGCTCACCGGTTCTCCAGCCTGAAGGAGATCAACCGCGATAACGTGAAGAACCTGAAGGTCGCCTGGACCATGCACCTCGGCGGCATCGAGGGCGGCGGTATCTGGAGCCATGGCGGGCTGGAAGGCACTCCGATTGCCGAAAACGGCTTTCTCTACGTCACCGATGGCTGGGGTTCGGTCTACAAGATCGATGCGCATGGTGGCCGGGGCGTGCTGGTCTGGAAGATGGACCCCAAGACCGACCGTGACTGGGCTGGCGCCGTAGCATGCTGCGGCGTCGACAACCGCGGCGTCGCACTGTGGGGTGATCTCGTCATTTCCCATACGCTTGATGGCCGGCTGATCGCGACCAACAAGGAAACCGGCCAGGTCGTCTGGCAGCGCACGGTGGCCGATCCGGACAAGGGCGAGACGATCACCGGCGCGCCGCTGATCGTCAAGAACATGGCGATCACGGGCGTCGCCGGCGCGGAGTACGGCATCCGTGGCTGGATCGCCGCCACCGACCTTGCGACCCAGAAGGAGGTCTGGCGCACTTACACAATCCCGGGCAAGGGCGAGCCCGGCATCGAGACCTGGAAAGACAGCAACAACGCGGCTGCCGCCGGCGGCGGTTCGACCTGGGTAACCGGCACCTACGATCCCGCAACCGACACCATCATCTGGGGCATCGGCAATCCCGGACCGGACTGGGATAACGCCTACCGGCCGGGCGACAACCTTTACACTGACAGCTCACTGGCCCTCGACGCCACGACCGGCAAGATCAAGTGGCACTATCAGCACACGCCGAACGACCCCTACGACTACGACAGCGTGGCGGAAAACGTGCTGGTCGATATCCCCGGGCCCAGTGGTCCGCGGAAGCTCGCGCTCGAAGCGGACCGCAACGGCTTCGCCTATGCGATCGATCGCACCAACGGCAAGTTCGTCTGGGGCCTCCCCTTCGTCAAGAAAGTCACATGGACCAAAGGGCTCGACGCGGAGACCGGCAAGCCGATCGAGTATGACCCGAACAAGTCCGTGCAGACCTATATCGCGTCGGTGACGCCAAGCCGCACCAACATGGAAACCGACATCTGCCCCGGCAACATGGGCGGCAAGAACTGGCCGCCGACGGCCTACAATCCGGATCTGAAGCTCTGGTACATCCCGGTGATCGAGAGCTGCAATCGCATCAAGGTCGAGGTGATGACGCCGGACAAACTGAAACCGCGGGAGTTCTGGACCGGCGGCGGCCCGAGCCAGCCGTTCAAGATCACCGGCAGCGTGACGGCGATCGATGTGACGACCGGCAAGATCGCCGGCAAAATGGAAACGCCGTTCCCCAATCTGGGCGGCATGCTTGCGACTCCCGACCTCGTCTTCACCGGCCAGCCATCCGGCGAAGTGCATGCCCTTGACGCCAAGTCATTGCAGAAGCTCTGGGAGTTCAACACGGGCGGCGGCGTCAACGCGCCGCCGATGACGTTTACGGTCGATGGCAAACAGTATGTCGCCATTCTGGTTGGCCTCGGCGGCGCCTGGGACAAGTGGTTCATCGATTCGACGCCCGAACTGAAGAAGATACAGCCGGGATCGATGCTCTACGTGTTCGCACTCTGA
- a CDS encoding copper chaperone PCu(A)C, translating to MTAIATSSRDGALDRAGWAALFGRSRFLALGLVAGLGLAPGFAAAGDALQVTSAQVPASDEVGIDLPLLMTIRNDAAEADAILRVRCPFANFAVKHTVDRGEGAPAMREIKSIPIPESKTIELKHDGYHVMLLQTRQKLVDGERFTCAVVFQKAGTKETEVQVSRTP from the coding sequence ATGACCGCCATAGCGACATCAAGTCGTGATGGTGCTCTTGATCGGGCAGGGTGGGCTGCGCTGTTCGGCCGATCCCGCTTTCTCGCGCTCGGACTTGTTGCTGGTCTTGGGCTGGCGCCCGGCTTCGCTGCTGCAGGCGACGCACTGCAGGTGACGAGCGCCCAGGTGCCCGCCTCCGACGAGGTTGGTATCGATCTCCCGCTACTGATGACGATCAGAAACGATGCGGCCGAAGCCGACGCGATACTGCGCGTCCGCTGTCCGTTTGCGAATTTCGCCGTAAAGCACACCGTCGATCGCGGCGAAGGCGCGCCCGCCATGCGCGAGATCAAGTCCATTCCGATCCCGGAGAGCAAGACGATCGAACTCAAGCACGACGGATATCACGTAATGCTGCTGCAGACGCGGCAGAAGCTCGTCGACGGCGAGAGGTTTACATGCGCCGTCGTTTTCCAGAAAGCCGGAACCAAAGAAACGGAGGTGCAGGTTTCACGAACGCCGTGA
- a CDS encoding L,D-transpeptidase has translation MVNRVTTARSTVAMRCWGSPAIVTLAVMAALTALTAGATARQERPKPPTEATAPRDAGEPIMAIVSIKTQQVTIYDADGWILRAPVSTGTAGRETPAGVFAILEKNKDHRSSLYDDAEMPNMQRITWNGIALHGGPLPGYAASHGCVRMPFGFAEKLFDRTRIGMRVIVSPDNAEPVGFSHPALFMPSPEAIAAAPTRAETLAREAAEAAWTAGEAKKAAATAAREAAALKVSLRKLEGLKTRADAGLAYADKALAAARTDEAKARAEDLKQKAAAKAAELVNQINTARNDAQSKPGAAAARDAAKAAETRKADTAKAASEAKLALEPVSIYISRATQKLYVRRPTHKPAPDGGGIVFDATIEVPVTIRNPERPIGTHVFTAVARNEASLRWTAVTIDNGDNAKAALDRITIPQEVLDRIAPTALPRSSIVVSDEPLSSETNYRTEFVAVLNNEPQGGFVTRRPTVDVRVASDDVQGDDGFGFFNFPRGPAPQTGNTRGRGGQYYRPVQPGWW, from the coding sequence ATGGTGAATCGAGTTACGACGGCGCGATCCACCGTGGCGATGCGGTGTTGGGGTTCCCCCGCCATCGTGACGCTCGCGGTGATGGCCGCACTGACGGCGCTGACCGCCGGCGCCACGGCGAGACAGGAGCGCCCCAAGCCTCCCACCGAGGCGACGGCGCCGCGCGATGCAGGCGAGCCGATCATGGCGATCGTGTCGATCAAGACCCAGCAAGTCACTATCTACGACGCCGACGGCTGGATCCTGCGCGCGCCGGTATCGACCGGCACCGCGGGACGCGAGACGCCCGCCGGCGTGTTCGCCATCCTCGAGAAGAACAAGGATCACCGCTCGAGCCTCTATGACGATGCCGAGATGCCGAACATGCAGCGCATCACCTGGAACGGCATCGCGCTGCACGGCGGGCCGCTGCCCGGATATGCGGCCTCGCACGGCTGCGTGCGGATGCCTTTTGGCTTTGCCGAGAAGTTGTTCGACAGGACGCGGATCGGGATGCGGGTAATCGTCTCGCCTGATAACGCCGAGCCGGTCGGGTTCTCCCACCCGGCGCTATTCATGCCGAGCCCGGAGGCCATTGCGGCTGCACCGACCCGCGCCGAGACGCTCGCCCGCGAGGCCGCGGAGGCCGCCTGGACTGCCGGGGAGGCGAAGAAAGCCGCCGCGACAGCGGCGCGCGAGGCGGCGGCGCTCAAGGTGTCGCTTCGCAAGCTGGAGGGGCTCAAGACCCGCGCCGACGCCGGGCTCGCCTACGCCGACAAGGCGCTCGCCGCCGCCAGGACCGACGAGGCCAAGGCGCGGGCCGAGGACCTCAAGCAAAAGGCCGCCGCCAAGGCCGCGGAACTGGTGAACCAGATCAACACTGCCAGGAATGACGCGCAGTCGAAACCCGGTGCCGCCGCCGCAAGGGACGCCGCCAAGGCGGCCGAGACCAGGAAGGCCGACACCGCCAAAGCGGCGAGCGAGGCGAAGCTCGCGCTCGAGCCGGTCTCGATCTACATCAGCCGCGCGACGCAGAAGCTTTACGTGCGCCGCCCCACGCATAAGCCGGCACCTGACGGCGGCGGCATCGTGTTCGATGCGACGATTGAGGTTCCGGTCACGATCCGCAATCCCGAAAGACCGATCGGCACGCATGTGTTCACGGCGGTGGCGCGCAACGAGGCGAGCCTGCGCTGGACCGCGGTCACGATCGACAACGGCGACAACGCCAAGGCCGCGCTGGACCGTATCACCATCCCGCAGGAGGTGCTCGATCGCATCGCGCCGACCGCATTGCCGCGATCCTCGATCGTCGTCTCGGACGAGCCGCTGAGCAGCGAGACCAACTATCGCACCGAGTTCGTCGCGGTGCTGAACAACGAGCCCCAGGGCGGCTTCGTGACGCGCCGGCCGACGGTCGATGTCCGCGTTGCGAGCGACGACGTCCAGGGCGATGACGGCTTCGGCTTCTTCAATTTCCCGCGCGGTCCGGCCCCCCAAACCGGCAACACGCGCGGCCGCGGCGGCCAGTACTATCGTCCGGTGCAACCGGGCTGGTGGTAA
- a CDS encoding c-type cytochrome has product MMIFNRFPVAAGLLVSVVALNFTIGTAAYGQSAQAPASDPTNAGKAVFSKANCMGCHKWHGNGGGGYGGDALSLRRTELTRDQIIEAVGCGRPGTGMPFFMRGAYDEVKCHGMNRQDAGAQMPPEGGTFLRPKDIEAVADYVIAHIKGAGEPTYAECVAFFSNTSRVCDVYKTQKSDDATASTGKNQ; this is encoded by the coding sequence ATGATGATCTTCAACCGATTCCCGGTGGCGGCAGGCCTGCTCGTGAGCGTCGTCGCCCTGAATTTTACGATTGGTACCGCTGCTTACGGCCAGTCGGCGCAAGCGCCGGCTTCGGATCCGACCAATGCCGGCAAGGCAGTGTTCAGCAAGGCCAATTGCATGGGTTGCCACAAATGGCACGGCAATGGCGGCGGTGGCTATGGCGGCGATGCGCTGTCGCTGCGCAGGACCGAGCTGACGCGGGATCAGATCATTGAAGCCGTCGGCTGCGGGCGGCCGGGCACGGGGATGCCGTTCTTCATGCGCGGCGCCTACGATGAGGTGAAATGCCACGGCATGAACCGCCAGGACGCGGGGGCACAGATGCCGCCCGAGGGCGGAACGTTCCTGCGGCCGAAGGATATCGAAGCCGTCGCCGACTACGTGATCGCCCATATCAAGGGAGCGGGCGAGCCCACTTACGCGGAATGCGTCGCCTTCTTCTCAAACACATCGCGTGTATGCGACGTCTACAAGACGCAGAAGTCGGATGATGCGACCGCCAGCACGGGGAAGAACCAGTGA
- the galU gene encoding UTP--glucose-1-phosphate uridylyltransferase GalU, producing MKIRKAVFPVAGLGTRVLPATKAMPKEMLTIVDKPLIQYVVDEAREAGIEHFVFVTGRNKGVIEDHFDRMFELDTTLAARGKKAEQDILARDQPEAGAMSFTRQQAPLGLGHAVWCARDIVGDEPFAVVLPDELVLNSPGCLKQMIEAAAKLGGKSNLLAVEAVPDDLTHQYGICGVGKRLAKNMFEVDGMVEKPPKGTAPSNLSITGRYILQPEIFKILETQERGAGNEIQLTDAMKTLAKTQSFYGVEFAGERHDCGSKPGFLRANIAYGMARADLRDGLRAEMKKYLEK from the coding sequence ATGAAAATCCGTAAAGCCGTCTTCCCGGTCGCCGGTCTCGGCACCCGCGTCCTGCCCGCCACCAAGGCGATGCCGAAGGAAATGCTGACCATCGTCGACAAGCCGCTGATCCAGTATGTGGTCGACGAAGCCAGGGAAGCCGGCATCGAGCATTTCGTCTTCGTCACCGGGCGCAACAAGGGCGTGATCGAGGATCATTTCGACCGGATGTTCGAGCTCGACACCACGCTGGCTGCGCGCGGCAAGAAGGCCGAGCAGGACATCCTGGCGCGCGACCAGCCCGAGGCCGGCGCCATGAGTTTTACCCGCCAGCAGGCGCCGCTCGGCCTCGGGCACGCGGTCTGGTGCGCGCGCGACATCGTCGGCGACGAGCCGTTCGCGGTGGTGCTGCCGGACGAACTGGTGCTGAACAGCCCGGGCTGCCTGAAGCAGATGATCGAGGCTGCGGCCAAGCTCGGCGGCAAGTCCAATCTGCTCGCGGTGGAGGCGGTGCCCGACGATCTCACCCACCAATATGGCATTTGCGGCGTCGGCAAGCGGCTCGCCAAAAACATGTTCGAGGTCGACGGCATGGTGGAGAAGCCGCCGAAGGGCACCGCGCCGTCAAACCTGTCGATCACCGGACGCTACATCCTGCAGCCGGAAATCTTCAAGATCCTGGAGACCCAGGAGCGCGGCGCGGGCAACGAGATCCAGCTCACCGATGCGATGAAGACCCTCGCCAAGACGCAAAGCTTCTATGGCGTGGAGTTCGCGGGCGAGCGCCACGATTGCGGCTCGAAACCCGGCTTCCTGCGCGCCAACATCGCCTACGGCATGGCCCGCGCCGATCTGCGCGACGGCCTGCGCGCGGAGATGAAAAAGTATCTGGAGAAGTGA
- a CDS encoding SGNH/GDSL hydrolase family protein, which translates to MRKPKSFLSVFTDTGPLVALAVAIALLIGIVGPASAQFFNFGGPSRPAPRSGGSWFGGDFFQPFQQQAPQQAPRQDFSRAPGPAKRDTVPERNVLVLGDAMADWLGYGLEDAYSEQPDMGVIRKHKTVSGLIKYQPRGEPADWAAAAKGILATEKPDAIVVMLGLHDRQAIREAVIEKKADKKEDKKEARGKPGDAKLKPESSADTAKADAGKADGTKADTATAKADTATADDAEDDDAAQIAAPEKSARSGGGLYEFRDERWVELYAKKIEELIGILKSKGVPVLWVGLPAIRGQKGTSDMLFLDALYRDGAGKAGITYVDVWDGFVDEAGRFLQKGPDFEGQIRQLRTADGVFFSRPGARKLAHYVEREVTRLLASRSGPIAVPIEPATPEASVAPGQPAPRPLAGPVMPLVASSVGTDQLLGGPGSRPAGVDALAARTLVKGEALAPPAGRADDYAWPRREIGREQAKGDTPVAAASPGGTVAAVPGQKQLLLPPPQQTLQQQQRRPPPPMQIRPAQTNGPSLRDFFGGFGAAPRQPAPPPAAAPPPRGPVAPGVPRPPGSVGRSAEVPPGNLTRF; encoded by the coding sequence ATGCGAAAGCCAAAGTCCTTCTTGAGCGTGTTCACCGACACCGGCCCGCTGGTGGCGCTGGCGGTTGCGATCGCGCTCCTGATCGGGATCGTCGGACCTGCGTCGGCGCAGTTCTTCAATTTCGGAGGGCCCTCCCGCCCCGCCCCGCGCAGCGGCGGCAGCTGGTTCGGCGGCGATTTCTTTCAGCCATTCCAGCAACAGGCCCCGCAACAAGCGCCGCGCCAGGATTTCTCCCGTGCGCCTGGGCCCGCCAAGCGCGACACGGTGCCGGAACGTAACGTGCTGGTGCTGGGCGACGCCATGGCCGACTGGCTCGGCTATGGTCTCGAAGATGCCTATAGCGAGCAGCCCGACATGGGCGTGATCCGCAAGCACAAGACCGTCTCCGGCCTGATCAAGTATCAGCCGCGCGGCGAGCCCGCCGATTGGGCCGCGGCTGCCAAGGGCATCCTCGCCACCGAAAAGCCGGATGCCATCGTCGTCATGCTCGGCCTCCACGACCGCCAGGCCATCCGCGAGGCGGTCATCGAGAAGAAGGCCGACAAGAAGGAAGACAAGAAGGAAGCGCGCGGCAAGCCGGGCGATGCAAAGCTAAAGCCCGAAAGCTCGGCTGATACTGCCAAGGCCGATGCTGGCAAGGCCGATGGAACCAAGGCAGACACGGCCACCGCGAAGGCTGATACTGCAACGGCTGACGATGCCGAGGACGATGATGCGGCGCAAATCGCCGCCCCCGAAAAGAGCGCGCGCTCCGGCGGCGGGCTCTACGAATTCCGCGACGAGCGCTGGGTCGAACTCTACGCCAAGAAAATCGAAGAGCTGATCGGCATCCTGAAATCCAAGGGCGTACCGGTGTTGTGGGTCGGCCTGCCTGCGATCCGCGGGCAAAAGGGAACGTCCGACATGCTGTTCCTCGATGCGCTGTATCGCGACGGCGCCGGCAAGGCCGGTATCACCTATGTCGACGTCTGGGACGGCTTTGTCGATGAAGCCGGCCGCTTCCTGCAAAAAGGTCCCGACTTCGAAGGCCAGATCCGCCAGTTGCGTACGGCCGACGGCGTCTTCTTCTCCAGGCCCGGCGCGCGCAAGCTCGCGCATTATGTCGAGCGCGAGGTGACGCGCCTGCTTGCTTCGCGCTCGGGGCCGATCGCCGTGCCGATCGAACCGGCAACGCCCGAGGCCAGTGTCGCGCCCGGCCAGCCGGCGCCGCGTCCGCTGGCCGGACCCGTCATGCCGCTGGTGGCCTCTTCCGTCGGCACCGATCAGTTGCTCGGCGGTCCCGGCTCGCGCCCCGCCGGGGTGGATGCGCTCGCTGCGCGCACGCTGGTGAAGGGTGAAGCGCTGGCGCCACCCGCCGGTCGCGCCGACGATTACGCCTGGCCTCGCCGGGAAATCGGCCGCGAGCAGGCCAAGGGCGACACGCCGGTAGCAGCCGCCTCGCCGGGCGGAACGGTGGCGGCAGTGCCCGGACAGAAGCAGCTTTTGCTGCCGCCGCCGCAGCAAACACTGCAGCAACAACAAAGGAGACCGCCGCCGCCGATGCAGATCAGACCGGCGCAAACCAACGGGCCGTCGCTGCGCGATTTCTTCGGCGGCTTCGGCGCCGCGCCGCGTCAGCCTGCGCCACCACCCGCGGCCGCACCGCCGCCGCGTGGACCCGTGGCCCCCGGCGTGCCGCGCCCGCCGGGTAGTGTCGGACGATCGGCCGAGGTCCCGCCGGGCAATCTCACGCGATTCTGA
- a CDS encoding CsbD family protein, which yields MDKDRIAGSAKDFAGKVESTVGDMAGDAKTQAEGRAREAAGTVQNLYGQAKDAARDATDAAVNYAKDAYENSGDTVRSGQQAVAKTVQENPLGALLVAAGIGFALALLMTRPPRRPPPRWRYYG from the coding sequence ATGGACAAGGATCGGATTGCCGGATCGGCCAAGGATTTTGCGGGTAAGGTCGAAAGCACTGTCGGCGACATGGCTGGCGATGCGAAGACGCAAGCCGAGGGCCGCGCGCGCGAAGCGGCCGGCACCGTGCAAAATCTCTACGGCCAAGCCAAGGATGCCGCCCGCGACGCCACCGATGCCGCCGTCAACTATGCCAAGGACGCCTATGAAAACAGCGGCGACACCGTTCGCAGCGGCCAGCAAGCGGTGGCGAAGACCGTGCAGGAAAATCCGCTCGGCGCGCTGTTGGTCGCAGCTGGAATTGGTTTTGCGCTGGCGCTGTTGATGACGCGCCCGCCGCGCCGCCCGCCGCCGCGCTGGCGCTATTACGGCTAG
- a CDS encoding diguanylate cyclase produces MGWFRKDSGRRPWRLSAKLLIASSIATVIGFSTICTSVMLDMRRGEEELARQTLENLAAGIDADISRNIELYDLSLRNVASNLVMPEIKGVSREIQHLILFDHAATAKHFGAIQVFDAQGKLTHDAASLDPAPEDRSEEEYFQVHRASPDLGLYMSRPMLRRGAYSIVLSRRINDTDGGFFGVVVGSIRFTYFHDLFGRLTLNPGDTITVLRRDRTIIMRTPFDLDVIGKNLAERPKWRADNLKQGTAYAGVGPVDPTPRLYVRSGSTNLFFVVVGKPLASILSLWHREVLRIGAVMMVLILFVVGTTLFLAREIGRRAEAERKLEELATTDALTGLRNRRKFDSEIDLEWRRAARSETPVAVLMIDADHFKAYNDTYGHQAGDQVLVGIAICISDSVRRSGDCPARYGGEEFAVLLPGLSAVEAFTVAETIRRKVEQWAEDPNVTTVSVGVASMTPTAAIDWSYLIEAADKALYAAKANGRNQSVLAAIPKLALVA; encoded by the coding sequence ATTGGCTGGTTCAGGAAAGACTCCGGCCGCCGACCCTGGCGGCTGTCGGCGAAGCTGTTGATCGCGTCGTCGATCGCGACCGTGATCGGGTTCTCCACGATTTGCACCAGCGTCATGCTCGACATGCGCCGCGGCGAGGAAGAGCTAGCACGCCAGACTCTGGAAAATCTCGCAGCCGGCATCGATGCCGACATCAGCCGAAATATCGAACTCTATGACCTCTCGCTACGCAACGTCGCCAGCAATCTGGTGATGCCGGAGATCAAGGGCGTCAGCAGGGAGATCCAGCACCTGATCCTGTTCGATCACGCCGCCACCGCCAAACATTTCGGTGCGATCCAGGTGTTCGACGCGCAGGGCAAGCTGACGCACGACGCGGCAAGCCTCGATCCGGCACCGGAGGATCGAAGCGAAGAGGAGTACTTCCAGGTCCATCGCGCCAGTCCCGATCTAGGCCTTTACATGAGCCGCCCGATGCTGCGCCGCGGCGCCTATTCGATCGTGCTCAGCCGGCGCATCAACGATACCGATGGTGGTTTTTTTGGCGTCGTGGTGGGCTCGATCCGTTTCACTTATTTCCATGACCTGTTCGGCCGGCTGACCCTCAATCCCGGCGATACGATCACGGTGCTGCGCCGCGACCGAACGATCATCATGCGGACGCCTTTCGACCTGGATGTCATCGGGAAGAATCTGGCGGAGCGGCCAAAGTGGCGCGCGGACAATTTGAAGCAAGGCACCGCCTATGCCGGCGTCGGGCCGGTCGATCCGACACCGCGGCTTTACGTTCGAAGCGGCAGCACGAACTTGTTCTTTGTCGTGGTCGGAAAGCCGCTGGCGAGCATCCTGAGCCTTTGGCACCGGGAGGTGCTACGGATCGGGGCGGTCATGATGGTGCTGATCCTGTTCGTGGTCGGCACCACGCTGTTCCTCGCGCGCGAGATCGGCCGCCGCGCCGAGGCCGAGCGCAAGCTGGAGGAGCTGGCAACGACCGATGCGCTCACCGGCCTGAGGAACCGGCGCAAATTCGATTCCGAAATCGATCTGGAATGGCGGCGGGCGGCACGCAGCGAGACCCCCGTCGCGGTGCTGATGATCGATGCGGACCACTTCAAGGCCTACAACGACACCTACGGGCATCAGGCCGGCGACCAGGTGCTGGTCGGCATTGCGATCTGCATTTCGGACTCGGTGCGGCGGTCGGGCGACTGTCCGGCGCGCTACGGCGGCGAGGAATTCGCGGTACTGCTGCCAGGCCTGTCGGCGGTGGAGGCGTTTACCGTTGCTGAAACCATCCGCCGGAAGGTCGAGCAGTGGGCGGAAGACCCCAACGTCACGACGGTCAGCGTCGGCGTGGCGAGCATGACACCGACGGCGGCAATCGACTGGTCCTATCTCATCGAAGCGGCCGACAAGGCGCTCTACGCGGCCAAGGCCAACGGCCGCAACCAGTCGGTGCTCGCCGCGATCCCGAAGCTCGCGCTGGTGGCTTAA
- a CDS encoding lytic murein transglycosylase — translation MSNRTGAILIAAALLCSSGQAQSQAQSSGNGVSNFFGNIFSGPKSGPVQQAQATPGPDGGPPPWSGEDGASGHPLMTASAIREAAANFQNCVASMWPDAARRGVTQQNFERFTAGLAPDLRIMDLMDSQPEFTKAIWDYLDILVNDNRLAKGREILAQYKPQFDAVEKAYGVDRYAIASIWGIESNYSTQMGDRNVVQSTATLACVGRRQAYFKDEFLTALEILNRGDLRPEQMRGSWAGAFGPTQFMPTAFKRYAVDADGDGRRDVVDNAADLIASTANNLKKDGWQTGRSWGYEVVLPEGFNFMLADKAKAMTIAQWQSQGMKRADGRPFPDTTEKAYLLAPAGTQGPGFLMLQNFRVIMKYNPAEAYALAIGHFADRLRGGAPFVQPWPRQERVLSRAERLELQQLLAQRGFYRGTPDGQFGGQTREALRGFQASIGAPADGFASSDVLERLRGR, via the coding sequence ATGAGCAATCGAACTGGCGCGATCTTAATCGCGGCCGCGCTGTTGTGTTCCAGCGGGCAGGCCCAATCTCAAGCCCAATCCTCCGGCAACGGCGTTTCGAACTTTTTCGGCAACATCTTCTCCGGACCGAAATCCGGCCCGGTGCAGCAGGCGCAGGCCACGCCCGGCCCGGACGGCGGCCCGCCGCCCTGGAGCGGCGAGGACGGCGCTTCCGGCCATCCGCTGATGACGGCCTCCGCGATCCGGGAGGCCGCCGCGAACTTTCAAAATTGCGTCGCCTCGATGTGGCCTGATGCCGCACGGCGCGGCGTGACCCAGCAAAACTTCGAGCGTTTCACCGCAGGCCTTGCGCCTGATTTGCGCATCATGGACCTGATGGATTCGCAGCCCGAATTCACCAAGGCAATCTGGGACTATCTCGACATCCTCGTGAACGACAACCGCCTCGCCAAGGGCCGCGAGATCCTCGCACAATACAAGCCGCAGTTCGACGCGGTGGAGAAAGCCTACGGCGTCGACCGCTACGCAATCGCCTCGATCTGGGGCATCGAGTCGAACTACTCGACGCAGATGGGCGACCGCAACGTGGTGCAGTCGACGGCGACGCTGGCCTGCGTCGGCCGCCGGCAGGCCTATTTCAAGGACGAATTCCTCACCGCGCTCGAAATCCTCAACCGCGGCGATCTGCGTCCCGAACAGATGCGCGGCTCCTGGGCCGGCGCGTTCGGGCCGACGCAGTTCATGCCGACCGCCTTCAAGCGCTACGCCGTGGACGCCGACGGCGACGGCCGCCGCGACGTCGTCGACAACGCCGCCGATTTGATCGCCTCCACCGCCAACAACCTCAAGAAGGACGGCTGGCAGACCGGGCGGAGCTGGGGCTACGAGGTGGTGCTGCCGGAGGGTTTTAATTTCATGCTGGCGGACAAGGCCAAGGCGATGACGATCGCGCAGTGGCAGAGCCAGGGAATGAAGCGCGCCGATGGCAGGCCGTTCCCGGACACGACCGAGAAGGCCTATCTGCTGGCGCCTGCCGGCACGCAGGGGCCCGGCTTCCTGATGCTGCAGAATTTCCGGGTGATCATGAAATACAACCCGGCCGAGGCCTATGCGCTGGCGATCGGCCATTTTGCCGACCGCCTGCGCGGCGGGGCGCCGTTCGTGCAGCCTTGGCCGCGGCAGGAACGGGTGCTGTCGCGCGCGGAGCGGCTGGAACTGCAGCAGCTCCTGGCCCAGCGCGGCTTCTACCGCGGCACGCCGGACGGCCAGTTCGGCGGCCAGACCCGGGAGGCGCTCCGCGGCTTCCAGGCCTCGATCGGGGCTCCGGCGGACGGATTCGCCTCCTCCGATGTGCTGGAGCGGCTGCGGGGGCGTTAA
- a CDS encoding DUF7662 domain-containing protein: MNDYDLLRDYLKKQKLPEFVLSFEQIEEIIDAALPRAAHRASWWETLRSPQEKMPQREACLEAGYIATRQADGKSVKFKKMPVRR; encoded by the coding sequence GTGAACGACTACGACCTGCTGCGGGACTATCTGAAGAAGCAGAAACTTCCTGAATTCGTGCTGAGTTTCGAGCAGATCGAGGAGATCATCGACGCGGCCCTGCCGCGCGCCGCACATCGTGCGTCATGGTGGGAAACCCTCCGTAGTCCACAAGAGAAAATGCCGCAGCGCGAGGCCTGCCTGGAAGCCGGCTACATCGCGACGCGGCAGGCGGATGGAAAGAGCGTGAAGTTCAAGAAGATGCCCGTGAGGCGGTGA